In the genome of Natronorubrum sediminis, one region contains:
- a CDS encoding glucose-6-phosphate isomerase → MNVDIGNALASVASPGVSRESLERLNDQVGDAHERIEQGMADAEHGYEALNLPQRTDPSEIREAVEPVADAETLLTIGIGGSALGAATITDALAAESDTEAIYLDNVDPVWISQHLENRSLENTAINVVSRSGTTAETLANFLVVRDAFESADVDWTERTIVTTGESGPLRNLSDRHDLPSLRVPDGVPGRFSALSAVGLVAAAVCGHDLEALLDGAAAEAETLSGSLFECPAYAYGATTYALDQRGAGINAMVPYAESLETYAEWFAQLWAESLGKDDLGQTPVRALGVTDQHSQLQLYRAGPRDKLVTFVSPGDLADRPIPDTGVDELAYLSDATLADLLEAEFEATEASLAAAGRPNVRVELDGVDEYELGGLLYGMEAACVLAGELYAVNTFEQPAVEWAKKATRGLLGGGDFEEADAVAEKTELRIER, encoded by the coding sequence ATGAACGTCGATATCGGGAACGCGCTCGCCTCGGTCGCCTCACCGGGCGTCTCGAGGGAGTCACTCGAGCGCCTCAACGACCAGGTCGGAGATGCCCACGAGCGAATCGAGCAGGGAATGGCCGACGCGGAACACGGCTACGAAGCACTGAACCTGCCACAACGGACTGATCCATCGGAGATCAGGGAAGCCGTCGAACCCGTCGCAGACGCCGAGACCTTGCTTACGATTGGGATCGGCGGCAGTGCACTCGGTGCAGCGACGATCACGGACGCCCTCGCAGCCGAGAGCGACACGGAGGCCATCTATCTCGACAACGTCGATCCGGTGTGGATCTCCCAACACCTCGAGAACCGCTCGCTCGAGAACACGGCGATCAACGTGGTCTCGCGTTCGGGAACGACCGCCGAGACGCTGGCGAACTTTCTGGTCGTCCGAGACGCCTTCGAGTCGGCGGACGTCGACTGGACCGAACGGACCATCGTGACGACCGGCGAATCGGGTCCCCTCCGGAATCTCTCCGACCGTCACGACCTCCCCTCTCTGCGGGTTCCCGACGGCGTCCCCGGACGATTCTCCGCACTGTCAGCCGTCGGCCTCGTCGCGGCGGCAGTCTGTGGGCACGACCTCGAGGCCCTGCTCGACGGCGCGGCGGCTGAAGCCGAGACGCTCTCCGGATCACTCTTCGAGTGTCCGGCGTACGCCTACGGCGCGACGACCTACGCCCTCGATCAGCGCGGCGCGGGAATCAACGCGATGGTTCCCTACGCCGAATCGCTCGAGACGTACGCCGAGTGGTTCGCCCAGTTGTGGGCCGAGAGCCTCGGCAAGGACGACCTCGGGCAGACCCCCGTTCGCGCCCTCGGCGTTACCGACCAACACTCCCAACTCCAGCTCTACCGTGCCGGGCCGCGGGACAAACTCGTCACGTTCGTCTCGCCGGGTGACCTCGCTGATCGCCCGATCCCCGACACTGGCGTCGACGAACTGGCCTACCTCAGCGACGCCACGCTCGCGGACCTGCTCGAGGCCGAGTTCGAGGCCACCGAAGCGAGCCTCGCCGCCGCCGGTCGGCCGAACGTCAGAGTCGAACTCGACGGCGTCGACGAGTACGAACTCGGTGGCTTGCTCTACGGCATGGAGGCGGCCTGCGTCCTCGCGGGCGAACTCTACGCCGTCAACACGTTCGAACAGCCCGCCGTCGAGTGGGCGAAGAAGGCGACTCGAGGGCTCCTCGGCGGCGGCGACTTCGAGGAAGCCGACGCCGTCGCCGAGAAGACGGAGCTACGGATCGAACGCTAA
- a CDS encoding response regulator has protein sequence MSSYKPTEPIDILLVEDNPGDIRLTQEAFKSIESEIKFHTVTNGEEATRYFDVCETDNRSTDPDLVLLDLNLPRVDGFRVLEILSEQLEYPPPPVLVLSSSETEEDIAKSYDRAANAYLTKPKSPDEFDTLAQAIEDFWIDSARHPPEPT, from the coding sequence ATGAGCAGCTACAAGCCTACCGAGCCGATCGACATCTTGCTCGTCGAAGACAATCCCGGTGACATTCGCCTGACGCAGGAGGCGTTCAAATCGATCGAGAGTGAGATCAAGTTTCACACCGTCACGAACGGCGAGGAGGCCACGAGGTACTTCGACGTCTGTGAAACGGATAACAGAAGTACCGATCCCGATCTGGTATTGCTCGATTTGAACCTGCCACGCGTCGACGGGTTCAGAGTCCTCGAGATTTTGAGCGAACAACTCGAGTACCCGCCGCCACCAGTGTTGGTTCTCTCGAGTTCGGAGACGGAAGAAGACATTGCCAAGAGTTACGACCGGGCAGCGAACGCGTACCTGACGAAACCCAAAAGTCCCGACGAGTTCGACACGCTGGCACAGGCCATCGAAGACTTCTGGATCGACTCGGCGCGGCATCCGCCCGAACCGACCTAG
- a CDS encoding DUF5812 family protein: MNETTGTFVVTHAEDDSAVVRDVETAQVHTLASNPGIEVHDVLEATVAPDPPLEVTWQVVDVDGRRSIELVDSDLEPTQHAKELAADADIGELIQEERAGTGEIHVFRLPEEDVEAAATDVLEDEETVARAARLEAVRVEVRRDVGGGVLSVRYLPD; this comes from the coding sequence ATGAACGAAACGACGGGAACCTTCGTCGTCACGCACGCCGAAGACGACTCGGCTGTCGTCCGTGACGTGGAGACCGCACAGGTTCACACGCTCGCGTCGAACCCCGGCATCGAGGTCCACGACGTTCTCGAAGCGACTGTCGCACCCGATCCGCCACTCGAGGTGACGTGGCAGGTCGTCGACGTCGACGGTCGACGGTCGATCGAACTGGTCGACAGCGACCTCGAGCCGACCCAACACGCGAAAGAACTGGCTGCTGACGCCGATATCGGCGAGTTGATTCAGGAGGAACGAGCCGGAACGGGTGAGATCCACGTCTTTCGGCTACCCGAGGAGGACGTCGAAGCGGCCGCGACGGACGTTCTCGAGGACGAGGAGACTGTCGCGCGGGCGGCGCGACTCGAGGCGGTTCGCGTCGAAGTTCGGCGCGATGTGGGCGGCGGCGTTTTGAGCGTTCGATACCTGCCCGATTGA
- the secF gene encoding protein translocase subunit SecF — MANFDVPEFDYTRYSNRQLAAVPLAVLAVALLVLTGSFLATGAPVQLGMDFAGGSELTVQTTSSEEEIEQAFDEEPESVQEVTAPETENQYIVQFTTTDLESLTEQAESNLEQDGDADVVQLESTVSESFGEQTQQTALLGIAVAFLGMSVIAFLLFRTFVPSIAIVLSAFSDIVIPLAFMAVTGISLSLGTVAALLMLIGYSVDSDILLNNHILRRQGEFYESTNRAMQTGVTMTVTSMAAMLVMGIAAWLFGVELLASIGIILFVGLAADLMNTYMLNLSLLRWYKFEGVRS, encoded by the coding sequence ATGGCGAATTTCGACGTACCGGAGTTCGACTATACCCGGTACAGCAACCGCCAACTCGCGGCAGTGCCGCTTGCGGTGCTCGCGGTTGCACTACTCGTTCTCACCGGTTCGTTTCTCGCGACGGGCGCACCCGTTCAGCTCGGAATGGACTTCGCTGGCGGATCCGAACTGACCGTGCAGACGACCTCTTCTGAAGAAGAGATCGAGCAGGCGTTCGACGAGGAGCCCGAGTCGGTACAGGAGGTGACGGCCCCGGAGACGGAGAACCAGTACATCGTGCAGTTCACCACGACCGACCTCGAGTCACTCACTGAGCAAGCCGAGTCTAACTTAGAACAAGACGGTGACGCGGACGTCGTCCAACTCGAGTCGACCGTCTCCGAGAGCTTCGGCGAGCAGACCCAACAGACGGCACTGCTTGGCATCGCCGTCGCCTTCCTCGGGATGAGCGTCATCGCGTTCTTGCTCTTTCGGACGTTCGTTCCGTCGATCGCGATCGTGTTGTCGGCATTTTCGGATATCGTGATTCCGCTCGCGTTCATGGCGGTAACCGGCATTTCGCTCTCGCTCGGAACCGTCGCCGCACTGTTGATGCTGATCGGGTATTCCGTCGACTCGGATATCCTGTTGAACAACCACATTCTGCGCCGACAGGGTGAGTTCTACGAGAGTACGAATCGAGCGATGCAGACCGGTGTCACGATGACGGTGACGTCGATGGCCGCGATGCTCGTCATGGGGATCGCCGCCTGGCTCTTCGGCGTCGAGTTGCTCGCCTCGATCGGAATCATCCTCTTCGTCGGCCTCGCAGCCGACCTCATGAACACCTACATGCTCAATCTAAGCCTGCTTCGCTGGTACAAATTCGAGGGGGTGAGATCCTGA
- a CDS encoding preprotein translocase subunit SecD — translation MGPKRFILEYWRLMLLLVFVSVALVALFIPGGIMADDSYVDDESIDDNPTNLEYGLGLDGGTRISAPVVGMVAEDIETDATDEEEGTVDRERLNEIETALYDELDLDTGNASVDHDDSGNVHAEVFTDEVTQEEFAAVLSDETGHEVDPDDDVRDGVSDQTRAQMVDTIESMINEAGLSGGDTYQSEQVGGEHYVVTEVPDMDPDELRELLSDRGIVEVVAYYPDDDGQANQTVLEGDDIATVDPPEPSERGSGYDVPVEVDSNAAPDFQEDLNDLGFTDEGQQMCSLEPDEDTIDFDHSDEQYCLLTVVDGEPIDAHSMGPELGDNMNQGDWASDPSFQMGAQNQEQAQGLSVSLQAGAMPAPLDFSEEQTYSLSPALADQFKLYSLLIGGLSVLTVSGMVFLRYRDVRVATPMILTAMAEVVILLGFAALIRMPLDLSHVAGFIAVVGTGVDDLIIIADEVMDEGDVSSQRVFESRFRKAFWIIGAAAATTIIAMSPLAVMSLGDLQGFAIITILGVLIGVLITRPAYGDILQRLMTDK, via the coding sequence ATGGGACCGAAACGCTTCATCCTCGAGTACTGGCGACTCATGTTGTTGCTCGTCTTCGTTAGCGTCGCCCTCGTCGCCCTCTTCATCCCCGGCGGGATCATGGCCGACGACAGCTACGTCGACGACGAGAGTATCGACGACAATCCGACGAACCTCGAGTACGGACTCGGCTTAGACGGCGGCACGCGTATTAGCGCCCCAGTCGTCGGGATGGTCGCCGAGGACATCGAGACTGACGCGACCGACGAGGAGGAAGGAACCGTCGACAGGGAACGGCTCAACGAAATCGAGACCGCCCTCTACGACGAACTCGACCTCGACACGGGGAACGCGAGCGTCGATCACGACGACAGCGGGAACGTCCACGCGGAGGTGTTCACCGACGAGGTGACCCAAGAGGAGTTCGCCGCGGTCCTGAGCGACGAGACAGGTCACGAAGTCGATCCCGACGACGACGTTCGTGATGGCGTCTCGGATCAGACGCGCGCTCAGATGGTCGACACGATCGAGTCGATGATCAACGAAGCCGGCCTCTCCGGCGGCGACACCTACCAATCCGAACAGGTCGGCGGCGAGCACTACGTCGTCACCGAAGTACCGGACATGGACCCCGATGAACTCCGAGAGTTGCTCTCGGATCGTGGCATCGTCGAGGTCGTCGCCTACTATCCAGACGACGACGGCCAGGCGAATCAGACGGTACTCGAGGGTGACGACATCGCGACCGTCGATCCGCCGGAGCCATCCGAGCGTGGGAGCGGGTACGACGTTCCAGTCGAAGTCGACAGCAACGCCGCACCCGACTTTCAGGAGGATCTGAACGACCTCGGATTCACCGACGAAGGACAGCAGATGTGCTCGCTCGAGCCCGACGAAGACACGATCGACTTCGACCACAGCGACGAGCAGTACTGTCTGCTCACGGTCGTCGACGGTGAGCCAATCGACGCCCACAGCATGGGTCCAGAGTTGGGCGACAACATGAACCAGGGCGACTGGGCCTCCGACCCATCCTTCCAGATGGGGGCCCAGAACCAAGAGCAGGCACAGGGGCTCTCAGTGAGTCTGCAAGCCGGTGCGATGCCCGCACCACTCGACTTCAGCGAGGAACAGACGTACTCGCTGTCACCCGCACTCGCCGATCAGTTCAAGCTCTACTCGCTGCTCATCGGCGGGCTGTCAGTGTTGACCGTCAGCGGGATGGTCTTCCTGCGCTATCGCGACGTGCGAGTCGCCACGCCGATGATCCTCACCGCGATGGCGGAGGTGGTCATCCTCCTCGGGTTCGCGGCGCTGATACGCATGCCGCTGGATCTCTCCCACGTCGCCGGGTTCATCGCCGTCGTCGGGACGGGGGTGGACGACCTCATCATCATCGCCGACGAGGTGATGGACGAAGGCGACGTCAGCTCCCAGCGGGTGTTCGAGTCCCGCTTCCGCAAGGCCTTCTGGATTATCGGGGCCGCCGCGGCGACGACGATCATCGCCATGTCGCCACTGGCCGTCATGAGCCTCGGGGACCTCCAAGGGTTCGCGATCATCACCATCCTCGGCGTCCTGATTGGCGTCCTCATCACCCGTCCAGCCTACGGGGACATCCTCCAGCGGCTGATGACGGACAAGTAA
- a CDS encoding sodium:calcium antiporter: MFDVLVYLGLAILATAVLWRGSQWLEASADQLAVGYGVPAVVQGAVIAAVGSSMPELVSVIVATLRHGAFELGVGAIVGSAVFNLLVIPAASVLVGNGGMATNRDLVYKESLFYMLAVASLLLTFSLAVIYYPLEGEGLQGAVTRPLALFPLILYGLYVFTQYLDAAEHEGVGDATVDIGRAWLWFGLGLVVIIVGVEGLVLAALGLGDAFGTPAFLWGMTIVAAGSSFPDAFVSIAAARSGRASVSLANVLGSNVFDLLVAIPVGILVAGTLSITFAHIVPMMAFLILATIVFFTIVRTEMRLTVPEAWTLLALYGVFVVWLLLESVGLSDVVPT; encoded by the coding sequence ATGTTCGACGTGCTCGTCTACCTCGGGCTCGCAATCCTCGCGACGGCCGTCCTCTGGCGGGGGAGCCAGTGGCTCGAGGCGTCCGCGGACCAACTCGCGGTGGGCTACGGCGTCCCAGCCGTGGTACAGGGAGCGGTCATCGCCGCCGTGGGCTCGAGCATGCCGGAACTGGTGAGCGTGATCGTCGCCACGCTGCGCCACGGCGCGTTCGAACTCGGCGTCGGTGCAATCGTCGGCTCCGCGGTGTTCAACCTGCTCGTCATCCCCGCTGCGTCGGTGCTGGTCGGCAACGGGGGGATGGCGACGAATCGTGATTTGGTGTACAAGGAGTCCCTATTCTACATGCTCGCCGTCGCGTCGCTCCTGTTGACGTTCTCGCTCGCGGTGATCTACTACCCACTCGAGGGCGAGGGACTGCAGGGTGCCGTCACCCGCCCGCTCGCGTTGTTCCCGCTGATTCTGTACGGCCTCTACGTGTTCACGCAGTACCTCGATGCCGCGGAGCACGAAGGTGTGGGCGACGCGACGGTCGATATCGGCCGCGCCTGGCTCTGGTTCGGTCTCGGGTTAGTAGTCATCATCGTCGGCGTCGAAGGACTCGTTCTGGCCGCGCTCGGACTCGGTGACGCCTTCGGAACCCCCGCTTTCCTCTGGGGGATGACCATCGTCGCCGCCGGCTCGAGTTTTCCCGACGCGTTCGTCAGTATCGCCGCCGCTCGGTCCGGTCGAGCGTCGGTCAGCCTTGCGAACGTGCTCGGAAGCAACGTCTTCGACTTGCTCGTGGCTATCCCGGTTGGGATCCTCGTCGCCGGGACGCTGTCGATCACGTTCGCCCACATCGTGCCGATGATGGCCTTCCTGATCCTCGCGACGATCGTCTTCTTCACCATCGTTCGCACCGAGATGCGACTGACCGTCCCCGAAGCGTGGACCCTGCTCGCGCTCTACGGCGTCTTCGTCGTCTGGCTACTCCTCGAGAGCGTCGGACTCTCGGACGTCGTGCCGACCTGA
- the rnhB gene encoding ribonuclease HII translates to MQFGVDEAGKGPALGSMFAASVSLEDPTTLPRGIADSKRLAPERREELASTLREDDRIHVGVAEITPARIDDPETDMNSLAVAAHAEAIAAAHDELAADALESTPISGLCDACDTDADRFARRVADACSSVAGTEPSFLERLEVDARHGADDESPLVGAASIVAKVERDAHVAALAEEYGQIGSGYPSDPTTREFLASYVGEHGELPPCARESWSTCETVLAESQQTGLEQF, encoded by the coding sequence ATGCAATTCGGCGTCGACGAAGCCGGTAAGGGGCCCGCGCTCGGCTCGATGTTCGCCGCGTCCGTCTCGCTCGAGGATCCCACAACGCTGCCCAGGGGCATCGCGGACTCGAAGCGACTCGCACCCGAGCGACGCGAGGAACTGGCGTCGACGCTTCGCGAAGACGACCGAATCCACGTCGGCGTCGCCGAGATCACGCCGGCGCGGATCGACGATCCGGAGACGGACATGAACTCCCTCGCGGTCGCGGCTCACGCCGAAGCCATCGCCGCAGCTCACGACGAACTCGCAGCCGACGCACTCGAGTCGACGCCGATATCGGGGCTCTGTGACGCATGCGACACCGATGCGGATCGGTTCGCTCGCCGCGTCGCAGACGCTTGTTCGTCCGTAGCGGGTACCGAACCCTCGTTTCTCGAGCGCCTCGAGGTCGACGCTCGTCACGGGGCCGACGACGAGTCGCCACTCGTCGGCGCAGCCAGCATCGTCGCGAAAGTCGAACGGGACGCCCACGTCGCCGCGCTCGCCGAGGAGTACGGCCAGATTGGCAGCGGCTATCCGAGCGATCCGACGACGCGGGAATTTCTCGCGTCCTACGTCGGCGAACACGGCGAACTGCCACCGTGCGCTCGCGAGTCCTGGTCGACCTGCGAGACGGTACTCGCGGAGTCCCAGCAGACGGGCCTCGAGCAGTTCTGA
- a CDS encoding tRNA pseudouridine(54/55) synthase Pus10, which yields MITEDARALLETGPVCDSCLGRPFAERSFGLTNDERGRALRTTIAMADDEDYDPTEPAECWVCEGYSGTYDALAETIVDALADVEFDTYQVGTRVPPLVEENDLLLREDADLEPDAGEAIKRDVNREVGRRVGAKTGTDVDFDRPDVLAVVDLEGFDPLEALESGSITSHAVDVQVNAAFVYGRYRKLERDIPQTEWPCRECGGSGTQLADSGEEPCDYCGGSGYMYDTSVEQVVRPHVVDALEGDEGTFHGAGREDVDARMLEEGRPFVLEVTRPQTRETDVDALEREINEAAEGAVEVEGLRLATYDMVERVKEHDASKHYRADVEFGDSVDEAAFESALEELTGTTVDQDTPQRVDHRRAALTRERTVYDMDGELLEPTRAEVRIHGEGGLYVKELVSSDEGRTVPSLAGVLETAAEVTALDVTGVQGEDEPFELEAFFRDEIDTSDESIDS from the coding sequence ATGATCACGGAAGACGCCCGCGCGTTACTCGAGACGGGGCCCGTTTGCGACTCCTGTCTGGGGCGGCCCTTCGCCGAGCGAAGCTTCGGCCTCACGAACGACGAGCGCGGCCGCGCGCTTCGAACGACGATTGCGATGGCCGACGACGAGGATTACGACCCGACCGAACCGGCGGAGTGTTGGGTCTGTGAGGGATACAGTGGCACCTACGACGCCCTCGCGGAGACCATCGTCGACGCCCTCGCCGACGTCGAGTTCGACACCTACCAGGTCGGGACGCGAGTGCCGCCGCTGGTCGAGGAAAACGACCTCCTCCTGCGCGAGGACGCCGATCTCGAACCCGACGCCGGCGAAGCGATCAAACGCGACGTCAACCGCGAAGTTGGGCGTCGCGTCGGCGCGAAGACGGGAACCGACGTGGACTTCGACCGACCCGACGTACTCGCCGTCGTCGACCTCGAGGGATTCGACCCGCTCGAGGCCCTCGAGTCGGGGTCTATCACGAGCCACGCAGTCGACGTGCAGGTCAACGCCGCGTTCGTCTACGGCCGCTACCGAAAACTCGAGCGAGACATTCCACAGACCGAGTGGCCCTGTCGAGAGTGTGGCGGCAGCGGCACGCAACTCGCTGACAGCGGCGAAGAGCCCTGTGACTACTGTGGCGGCTCGGGGTACATGTACGACACGAGCGTCGAACAGGTCGTCCGTCCGCACGTCGTCGACGCGCTCGAGGGCGACGAGGGAACGTTCCACGGCGCGGGTCGCGAGGACGTCGACGCCCGAATGCTCGAGGAGGGTCGCCCGTTCGTCCTCGAAGTGACGCGGCCACAGACGCGCGAGACGGACGTCGACGCCCTCGAGCGAGAGATCAACGAGGCTGCCGAGGGAGCAGTCGAAGTCGAAGGCCTGCGCCTCGCGACCTACGACATGGTCGAGCGCGTCAAGGAACACGACGCGAGCAAACACTACCGCGCCGACGTCGAATTTGGCGACTCGGTCGACGAAGCGGCGTTCGAGTCCGCACTCGAGGAACTCACCGGGACGACCGTCGATCAGGACACGCCCCAGCGCGTCGACCACCGGCGCGCAGCCCTCACGCGCGAGCGAACCGTCTACGACATGGACGGCGAGTTACTCGAGCCCACTCGGGCCGAGGTCCGTATCCACGGCGAGGGCGGGCTCTACGTCAAGGAACTGGTCAGCAGCGACGAGGGCCGTACCGTCCCGAGTCTGGCCGGCGTGCTCGAGACAGCGGCCGAGGTGACGGCACTCGACGTGACGGGTGTCCAGGGTGAGGACGAGCCGTTCGAACTGGAGGCGTTCTTCCGCGACGAAATCGACACGTCAGACGAGAGTATCGACTCTTAG
- a CDS encoding S1C family serine protease, whose product MNDPTLDRRGLLTLAGTAAAGVLAGCAEPRSENTMEGSSSNTYDPDNVADGSVYTEIYEDVIDSVTQVQVSGIDTGLGSDGEGQGSGFLIDDTHLVTNEHVIADGTEVDLQYINGDWTSTTVVGADAYSDLAVLEAHHVPEESSPLSLSEEYPVVGQQVLAIGNPLGLEGTMTEGIVSGVDRTLETADRDFSHSNVVQTDAAVNPGNSGGPLVDLDGNVVGVINAGGGDNIGFAISAAITSRVVPSIIETGEYEHPYLGIELATVDRQIADENDLEEAAGVMVVDVVDGEPADGVLEPASISRQGEPLPIGGDVIREIDGEAIPDQHALSRYLELERSPGDTIEIGLLRDGTEATESLTLGARPSME is encoded by the coding sequence ATGAACGACCCCACACTGGATCGGCGAGGGCTGCTCACGCTCGCCGGAACGGCAGCGGCCGGTGTCCTCGCTGGCTGTGCCGAACCCCGTTCGGAGAACACTATGGAGGGAAGTTCTTCGAACACGTACGACCCGGACAACGTCGCCGACGGCTCGGTTTACACCGAAATTTACGAGGACGTCATCGACTCGGTGACGCAGGTCCAGGTCTCGGGCATCGATACCGGTCTCGGTAGCGACGGCGAGGGACAGGGCTCCGGCTTCCTCATCGACGACACGCACCTCGTCACGAACGAACACGTGATCGCAGACGGCACCGAAGTCGACCTCCAGTACATCAACGGCGACTGGACGAGCACGACCGTCGTCGGTGCCGACGCCTACAGTGATTTGGCCGTCCTCGAGGCCCACCACGTCCCCGAGGAGTCCTCGCCGCTCTCGCTCTCCGAGGAGTACCCCGTCGTCGGCCAGCAGGTACTCGCGATCGGCAACCCGCTCGGACTCGAGGGAACGATGACCGAAGGGATCGTCAGCGGCGTCGATCGAACGCTCGAGACGGCCGACCGCGACTTTTCGCACTCGAACGTGGTTCAGACCGACGCCGCAGTCAACCCGGGGAACAGTGGCGGCCCGCTCGTCGATCTCGACGGGAACGTCGTCGGCGTCATCAACGCCGGCGGCGGGGATAACATCGGTTTCGCCATCTCGGCGGCCATCACGAGCCGCGTTGTCCCGTCGATCATCGAGACGGGCGAGTACGAGCACCCGTATCTCGGGATCGAACTCGCCACCGTCGACCGACAGATTGCGGACGAAAACGACCTCGAGGAAGCCGCAGGCGTCATGGTCGTCGACGTCGTAGACGGTGAGCCAGCGGACGGCGTCCTCGAACCGGCGTCGATCAGTAGGCAAGGCGAGCCACTGCCGATTGGCGGCGACGTGATCCGGGAAATCGACGGCGAGGCAATTCCCGACCAGCACGCCCTCTCGAGGTACCTCGAACTAGAGCGAAGTCCCGGAGATACGATCGAAATCGGTCTCTTGCGAGACGGAACAGAGGCCACGGAGTCGCTCACGCTCGGTGCCCGACCGTCGATGGAGTAA
- a CDS encoding DUF7511 domain-containing protein, with protein MNTNADSHHAESEPTTLDSVTIENDDAPDECAIFPRGVSDDILTTTWITAQADSFVSLESMR; from the coding sequence ATGAACACGAATGCCGACTCACACCACGCCGAAAGCGAACCGACGACGCTTGATTCCGTCACCATCGAGAACGATGACGCCCCCGACGAGTGTGCGATTTTCCCGCGAGGCGTGAGTGACGACATCCTCACAACCACCTGGATCACGGCCCAAGCGGACTCGTTTGTCTCGCTCGAATCGATGCGCTAA
- a CDS encoding HVO_A0556 family zinc finger protein: MAKSQSSPAKGDESGLLAHLDGRACPYCESGTLEEGVYKDNRAVICTDCETPHAQLW; this comes from the coding sequence ATGGCAAAATCTCAGTCGTCACCAGCGAAAGGCGATGAGTCAGGACTCCTTGCACATCTCGACGGCAGAGCGTGTCCCTACTGCGAATCGGGAACGCTCGAGGAAGGCGTCTACAAGGACAATCGCGCGGTGATCTGCACCGATTGCGAGACGCCACACGCACAGTTGTGGTGA
- the trmY gene encoding tRNA (pseudouridine(54)-N(1))-methyltransferase TrmY yields the protein MRQFVCIGHEIPTDADFSLDDLAGGAGRLDALCRSITASFVTSHGIREDVRTHLIVQDELTITFDGSELRRLNPDERSTAALVRNALEHREEAIGALPAEPSPGIEVYRRGFEATLEELADDGTVVQLHEDGESVGDVEELEDPIFVLSDHQNFTDEEVELLEDVVDRRLRLGPSLLHADQAITVAHHYLDTDGYETF from the coding sequence ATGCGCCAGTTCGTATGCATCGGTCACGAAATTCCGACCGACGCCGACTTTTCGCTCGACGACCTCGCGGGCGGTGCCGGTCGTTTAGACGCCCTCTGTCGATCGATTACCGCCTCGTTCGTCACCTCACACGGTATTCGCGAAGACGTTCGCACCCACCTCATCGTACAGGACGAACTCACGATCACCTTCGACGGCAGCGAGCTTCGTCGGCTGAACCCCGACGAACGAAGCACGGCCGCCCTGGTTCGCAACGCCCTCGAGCACCGCGAGGAAGCCATCGGCGCACTTCCCGCAGAACCGAGCCCCGGAATCGAAGTCTATCGTCGCGGATTCGAGGCGACGCTCGAGGAACTCGCAGACGACGGCACCGTCGTGCAACTCCACGAGGACGGGGAGTCGGTCGGAGACGTCGAAGAACTCGAGGACCCCATCTTCGTCCTCTCGGATCACCAGAATTTCACCGACGAGGAAGTCGAGTTGCTCGAGGACGTTGTCGACCGGCGGCTTCGACTGGGGCCGTCGCTGTTACACGCCGATCAGGCGATTACGGTGGCACATCACTATCTGGATACGGACGGGTACGAGACATTTTGA
- a CDS encoding pyridoxamine 5'-phosphate oxidase family protein, with the protein MASVPDDFQDLFEKRTIAHVATVGDEQTPHVTPVWVDYDAEDDRILVNTERARRKVRNIEDDPSVGVSMTDPDNPYRRLSVMGEVDELTTDGAREHIDELARRYTDADEYQMPIESERVILRIRIDEVVDAQDSS; encoded by the coding sequence ATGGCATCCGTTCCCGACGACTTCCAAGACCTCTTCGAGAAGCGAACGATCGCCCACGTCGCAACCGTCGGCGACGAACAGACACCACACGTTACTCCAGTCTGGGTCGACTACGACGCCGAGGACGACCGAATACTGGTCAACACCGAGCGAGCGCGCCGGAAGGTCCGGAACATCGAGGACGATCCATCGGTCGGCGTCAGCATGACCGATCCGGACAACCCCTATCGCCGACTCTCCGTCATGGGCGAAGTCGACGAGCTCACCACCGACGGCGCTCGAGAACACATCGACGAACTCGCTCGCCGCTACACCGACGCGGACGAGTACCAGATGCCCATCGAAAGCGAACGCGTCATCTTACGTATCCGCATCGACGAAGTCGTCGACGCACAGGACTCGAGTTGA